Proteins found in one Pieris napi chromosome 6, ilPieNapi1.2, whole genome shotgun sequence genomic segment:
- the LOC125050413 gene encoding uncharacterized protein LOC125050413, translating to MNTGMRADVTFDDDNERFDLSNLIRQQNAVRTNAFDPQSSEEYRRMGHNFRKKARKMPASIARSRDKLLQQIQKERKERLNRIINQALYQLHQGRRFDDFAYHDNMDSDGENIDDFNTNLERLTNTKVNEDEIHTRRNLPVEDEKILMHYAFPVNLRVEGYLQTPLE from the exons ATGAACACGGGTATGCGTGCAGATGTAACATTCGATGATGACAATGAAAG GTTTGACCTTAGCAATCTCATTCGCCAACAAAATGCCGTCAGGACTAATGCTTTTGATCCTCAATCTTCTGAAGAATATAGACGAATGGGCCACAACTTCAGAAAAAAAGCAAGAAAAATGCCAGCAAGCATTGCTAGATCTAGAGATAAGCTTTTACAGCAAATTCAGAAGGAAAG aaAAGAGCGATTAAACCGCATAATAAATCAAGCCTTATATCAACTACACCAAGGGAGACGATTTGATGACTTTGCATACCATGATAACATGGATAGCGATGGCGAAAACATAGATGACTTCAATACAAATTTAGAAAGGTTGACCAATACAAAAGTTAATGAGGATGAAATTCACACCAGGCGCAATTTACCAGTTGaagatgaaaaaatacttatgCATTACGCATTCCCAGTTAATCTAAGAGTTGAAGGTTATTTACAAACTCCATTAGAATAA
- the LOC125050412 gene encoding uncharacterized protein LOC125050412 has translation MSLVLIILSILIGTSLQKNPKSKLVFEISEVINDLNNPNIIERRKIEVPVSRNFLTQSNYLRDANDPIIDRICKKTGCSCGRSSFGCDAQDVFDVANDVEDVIRNIDRQIDIRDQSNEGDDLLRCGHGCKKVHKHQKKVSDSFTDDFNMDSVERDSGDQNLLEAVLSELNEISTAENEKDQKLSTRDALTPEDIYEYYRSAMDRLREILMGFIKYRTGLSVVRHLPREVRKGIQAIRDRYRHFKMSDKSLKTQIFQVLIDDIRKIKIVPNRDAEVSYDIFMPDWMYLELVKKKKGKRLRSRKRSAMKRILPLTSQQKVRLLNKLGPKKLIKFVWRRSLGSDVKQYGVPFVFDIQGLAQLN, from the coding sequence atgtcgcttgtacttataattttaagcataTTAATAGGTACTAGCCTACAAAAAAACCCAAAATCTAAATTAGTATTTGAGATTTCTGaagtaataaatgatttaaataatccaAATATAATAGAAAGAAGGAAGATTGAAGTTCCAGTTTCACGAAATTTCTTAACACAAAGCAATTATTTACGTGATGCAAATGACCCAATTATTGATCGAATATGTAAGAAAACTGGCTGTTCGTGCGGAAGATCAAGCTTTGGGTGTGATGCACAAGATGTTTTTGATGTGGCAAACGATGTTGAAGACGTTATTCGTAATATTGATAGGCAGATTGATATACGTGACCAAAGTAATGAAGGCGATGATTTACTGCGCTGTGGACACGGTTGCAAGAAAGTGCACAAACATCAGAAAAAGGTGAGTGATTCGTTCACAGATGATTTTAACATGGATAGTGTAGAACGGGATAGTGGCGATCAAAATCTTCTAGAAGCTGTTCTTTCAGAACTTAATGAAATATCTACAGCCGAGAATGAAAAAGACCAAAAACTATCAACACGAGATGCCCTTACGCCAGAAGATATATATGAATACTACAGATCAGCCATGGATCGGCTTAGAGAAATACTCAtgggttttattaaatatagaacaGGTTTATCGGTAGTAAGACACTTACCTAGGGAGGTAAGAAAAGGCATTCAAGCTATACGTGATAGATACAGACATTTCAAAATGTCAGATAAATCTctaaaaacacaaattttcCAAGTTTTGATAGATGATattcgaaaaataaaaattgtcccAAACAGAGATGCTGAAGTTTCCTATGACATATTTATGCCAGATTGGATGTACTTGGAGctagtaaaaaagaaaaagggaAAACGATTACGGAGTAGAAAGCGCTCAGCAATGAAAAGAATCCTACCATTAACATCGCAACAAAAAGTACGGTTGTTGAACAAACTAGGAcctaagaaattaattaaattcgttTGGAGGAGGAGTTTGGGTTCTGACGTAAAGCAATATGGAGTTCCATTTGTTTTCGATATACAAGGCCTAGCCCAGTTAAATTAG